GGAGCGCGTGCAGGGCCAGGGCGCTGTCCTTGCCGCCGCTGAAGCACATCGCGATCCGTTCTTTCACCCGACGCTCACCCGACGCTCACCCGGCGCTCACTTCAGCGGTCACTCCAGAACCGTCGCCTGGAACGCCCCCGTGAGGACGCGGCCCTCGCGTCTCACCTGGACCCAGATCGTGTACTCGCCCGGCTGCGGGAAGGCGAACGGAAACTCGACCACGCCGGTGGGAGCGTCCGTCCCGCCGCCCGCCATCGGCGATCCGCCGGGCGTGAGCACTGAGAGCGACCCCATCGAGATCGTGCCCGCCGGGTGCAGGTGGACGAACACGGCGCCGTCGCCCCGCGTGAGCGCGGCGTGGCTGAGCATCCCCATGTAAGGCTCCAGCTCGGCCGGCTTCTCGTCGGGATCCCAGAGTCTGAACGCGAGGACCGTCTCCTCGTCGACGCGAAGATCCCGGTCCCCCTGCCATTCGAGGATCGAGCCGTCGTCCAGCAGGGCCTCCGAACCCGGCCCGGAGAGGGCGACCGGCACGCCCGTCCACGCGGAGTCGTCCGCGTCCGGCAGCAGGCCCCCCGACGCCTCTGGCAGCAAGTCCTGCGCTCCGGGCGCGGCGGGGGCGGCAACGGCCTCCCCGGGGACCGCGGCGTCCCCCTCCGCAACCGCGAGCGCCGCCGCTTCGACGGTGATCGTGTCGACGACCGTCTGCGCGAAGCCGGACTCCTGGACGATGTCGCCGTAGATCCGGTACTCGCCCGGTGGCAGGTTCGGCCACGGGACGCGGAAGGTGGACGAGTCCACGGGGACGGGGTGCACGTGCGCGAACGCGCCCATGCCCGGCGCTCCGACCACGAACATGTGCATGAGCTTGCCGTGATCCGGCACCAGCGGGCTCCAGTTCCGGCCGCGCCATGCGGGATCCGTGATCGCGATCTCGAGCGCGGGCCTCCCTCCGTCGCGCACGATCGCGCCCTCGACCTCGAGGCGCTCGAAGATCCCGCTGCGGACCTCCCGGTCGACGGCCTCCCACCACGCGTTCCCCAGGTAGAGGAGGCCCGCCAGCCCCACGGCCGTGAGGGCCATGGCGATCCGCGCGCGGCGCCGCCGCCGGGAGCCCGCCGTCTCACCCGCCGGGACCTGGCTCTCGCGCACCGCGGCCCCCGTGATCGAGACCACGCCGGCGACGAGCAGAAGCCCCAGCGCGGCCAGGACCAGGCCGAGACCCGGCGGCAGGTCGCGCACGCCGAGCATGACCGAGGTCACCGGAACCGAGACCTCGCCGCTCCCTCGACCCCCCTCCACGGCGACCTCGATCCGGTAGGCGCCCACCGTCATGAGCCACAGTTCGGCGGCGAACAGCTCCGCGTCGCCCGCCACGGGCACGGCCTCGTCGGGGGGCGGCGCTCCGCCTTCCGGGGCTGCGTCCCAGCGCACGGGGCGCGCCGTCACCCGGTCGACGTCGCCGCCCGGCACCCGGATCGCGATCTCCGCCAGCCCCGGGATGACCTCGGGGGGACGGATGATGACGGAGACGGGGTAGGGGCCCGCCTCGCCCGAGAAGAACACGTTGTTGCTCCCGACGTGTCCCGTCGCCACGACGTACAGTCCGACGACGAACGCCGCCGCGCGCGTCAGCCGGGCGGCCCCGCCGCGCGTCGGTCGGATAGCCGTGCCGCGCTTCACCGGCGGACGCGCAGCCACCAGTTGCCCAGCCACAGCCCCGAGCGCGCCGAGACGAATGCGATCGGCAGCGCCCACCACGCCGCGGACAGGAAGCTCGAGACCGAGAACTCGCCCGCGAGGAACTGGCCGCCGTGCCAGAACACGTTCTCCCATTCGCCGGGCGCGGCTGTGTAGCCCCACGTGTTGCCCTGGAAGAAGTAGTTCCGTGCGCCCTCGGAGATCATGAAGTCGGCGAACACCCACTGGATCGCGCCGAAGATGGCCACGAAGGCGACGCCGCCCACGGCCGCGATCCGCCAGTCCGCCGAGGCCCGTTCGGGCGCCTCGCCCGGGGCCGAATGCCGCCGCAGCAGGAGGTCGATCACGATCGCGGGCGCGAACAGGAGGAGCGGGAACTCGGGCGCCACCATGTGGGTGACCGGGCGGAGGATCGGCGCCAGCATCGGCTCCGCCGGGAAGAGCGGCAGCACCCACATCATCGCCAGCGAGATCCCCGTGTAGATCAGCGTCGCGCACGTCGCCGGCCAGCGCATCTGCCCGGCCCGGCCGATGGCGAAGAGAAGGACGGGGAAGAGCGCCGCCATGATGAGGTGGAATGTCGCCCCGTGCATCTGGTTCGGGAACGTGTACTCCATGAGCAGCACGGAGAGCGACAGGATCAGCATCGCGGCGCTGAACACGTACGCCCACGCGAGCTTGCGCCGGCCCGTCTCCGAGGCGCGGTTGTGCCACGACAGCGCCATCAGCAGGGCGCCCACCTGGATCGCATAGATTCCAAGCGCCAGGACCACGTGGGGCGGGCTCAGGATCTCGACATCGAGCCCGTACGCGTTGTGCCACCAGTCGTCGAGCGGCGCGGACGCGAGCATGGCGATCGCGCCCCAGATCGCCACCCAGGCCCCGAGCGGCGCGCGGAACCCCCACAACCTCACGGAACGCCCGACCTCCCCGTCCGTCCCGGAGAACGTCGTCTTGAGCGCGAGCCACCCACACGACAGCCCCGCCGCCAGCCCGCCCGCGTACACCAGCAGGTGGGCGGGCGTGAAGAGCGTGTCCCGACCGATCGTCCGGTGCCAGGAGATGTCCCATGTGATCCCCGCGATCACGGCCGCCGACGCGAACAGGACCGCGCTCAGATACCACGGGATGCTGTCCGCCGACTCCGCCGCGGCCTCGCGCTCCGTGAAGACCGAAGCCGGTGCTACCGTCGATTCCATCGCGTCCCCCCGAATTCCTTCCTCCCGCGGCCGGCGCTTGCCGGGCCGCGGGCTATCGACACATCCGATCCACCGCCCGAAGATAGGTCTGGTTCAACCGAGATGCAGGAGATTCAACGTGAGATCACCCAGATTCCGCCGCGTCCGCCCGGGGTCACCCGGAAGCAGGCTCGGCGTCGCCGTCCGGGCCGTCGCGGTCCCGGTCGCCGCCCTCGCCCTCGGGGTCGCCGGCTGCGCCCCGCCGGACCCGGCGTCGGACTCCGCCGTCTCCGATCCGTCCCCCACCTCCCTTGCGCCGGACCAGGTCGACGCGATCCACGCCATCGCCACGGCCCCGATCGAGGCCGGGCGGACTGCCGGCATGTCGATCGCGGTCGTGCGCGGGACCGACACCCTCCTGATCGAGGAGTTCGGCCACGCCGACCTCGAACTGGGTGTGCTCACGCCACCCGACGCCGTCTATGAGGTCGGGTCCGTGACCAAGCAGTTCACGGCGGCGGCCGTCCTCCTCCTGCACGAGGAAGGGAAGCTCTCCCTCGACGACCCGCTCACGCGGTGGCTCCCCGACTACCCCGTCGGGGACCGGACGATCTCCGTCCGGCGACTCCTCGACCACACCTCGGGCATCAAGGGCTACACCGAGATGGAGCATCTCTGGGTCGAACTCGCTCCCCTGGATCTGCCGCGCGACACGCTCGTCACGCTCTTCGCCGCCGAGCCGTTCGAGTTCGAGCCCGGCACGGCGATGACCTACAACAACTCGGCGTACTTCCTGGCGGGACTCGTCATCGAGGCCGCGAGCGGGATGAGCTACGAGGACTTCGTCGAGGAGCGCCTCTTCGCGGCGGCGGGGATGGGGAACTCCCGCTACTGCCACAAGGACGAACTCACGCCGAACCGCGCCAAGGGGTATGAGCCGGGCGACGACGGGCTGCATCCGGCCCCGTACCTGGACCACCAGTGGCCCTACGCCGCGGGATCGCTCTGTTCCACGGTGCGCGACCTCGTCGCCTGGAATCAGGCCCTCCACGGAGACGGTGACGGCGGCGGGATCCTGACCCCCGAGAGCTACCGGCTGATGATCACGCCGGAGCCCCTGCTCGACGGCACGGATCTGCGCTACGCAAAAGGCCTCGCGGTCACGGATCGGGACGGGACCCCGCGGATCTCGCACGGCGGCGGGATCTTCGGCTATGTCTCCGACCTCCGCTACGTGCCGTCGGAAGACCTGACCATCGCGGTGCTCATCAACACGGCCGGAGGCGCCTCGTCCGGCGGGATCGCGGGCCAGATCGAAAACGTGGTGCTGGGCGAACCGGCGGAGCCCGCCGCGACTCCCTTCGAAGGCGATCCCTCGCCCTACGCGGGCCGCTACGAAGGCCCGGCCCGCGGCCAGCGCATTACCGCAACGGTGGCTGCCGAGGACGGACAACTGACGATCAACACGGGAGGCGGCCCGGCCACCCTCTCGTGGCTGGGCGGCGACGAGTTCGCCGATGGACGGACCCGCTACCGCTTCGTCCGCGGAGGAGATTCCGGCGGCGCCGGCGGCGGAGCCTCCTTCGATGAACTGCGGATGGACGTCGTCTCCGGACACTTCGTCCTGCGGAGGATGACCCCATGATTGCGTGTCGAACCGTCGCCCGCCGCGCTCCCGGCCTTCTCGTCGCCCTCGTCGCCGGACCGGTCCTGGTCCTCGCCGGGCTCGTCACGGCTCCCGCCCGCCCGGCCGCGGCACAGGATCTCACGCCGCTCGTCGGGGCGCAGACGAGCGAACTCGCGGCCGTCGTCGAGCGTTACAGCACCGACCGGTCCGCGCTCGGGCGGCGCTGGAACGTCCCCTACTCCGCCGAGCGCAACGCGCGCTTCCGCGACTTCTTCTCGGACTGGCGGGGCCGGGTCGAGGCGCTCGACTTCGAGTCCCTCTCCCTCGAGGGGCGCGTGGATTACGTCCTCCTCCTCAACGAACTGCGTTACCGGCTCGACCTCCTGACCCGCGAGGCGGGGCTCGCGGCCGAGATGGAGGGATTCATCCCCTTCACCTCGCTCATCGTGGACCTGGAGGAACGCCGCCGGCGCCGGGAGCCGGTGGAGTCGGAATCCGCCGCGGCCCGTCTCGCGGAACTGCCGTCCGAGATCGAAGCCGCCCGCGCCGAGGTCGAGGCCCGGCTCGAAAGCGGGGAAGACGTGTCTCGGATCGTCGCCCTCCGGGCGGTTACCGCGCTGGCGGAGCGCACGCGGCTCCTCGAGGACTGGTACGAGCACTACGCCGGCTACGACCCCGTCTTCACCTGGTGGAACGAAGACCCGTACGCCCGCGCGAAGGCCGCCCTCGACGGCTACGCGACCTTCCTGCGCGAGACGGTGATCGGCTACCGGGCGGGTGAGGACGAACCCATCGTCGGCGACCCGATCGGAGCGGAGGGTCTCGCCGCGGACCTGCGCCACGAGATGATTCCGTACACGCCCGAGGAACTGATCGCGATCGCCGAGCGGGAATACGCGTGGTGCGAGGCGCGGATGATCGAGGCCTCGCGCGAACTCGGCTACGGGGACGACTGGCGGGCGGCGTTGGAGTACGTGAAGACGCTGCACCGCGACCCCGGTGACCAGCCGCAGATGATCCGGGAACTCGCCGACGAGGCGCTCGCCTTCGTCACCGAGCGCGACCTCCTCACGGTCCCCCCGCTCGCCGACGAAATCTGGCGCATCGAGATGATGTCTCCGGAGCGGCAGAAGGTGTCGCCCTTCTTCCTCGGCGGGGAGGTGATCCAGGTCTCCTTCCCCACCGACGGGATGGAGCACGAGTACAAGCTCATGAGCATGCGGGGGAACAACGAACACTTCTCCCGCGCGACCGTCCACCACGAACTCATCCCCGGACACCACCTGCAGGGGTTCATGACGAGCCGCTTCAACTCGCACCGCGGTGCGTTCTCGACGCCGTTCTGGGGCGAGGGGTGGGCGCTCTACTGGGAGATGCTGCTCTGGGACCTCGGCTTCCCGTCGACCCCCGAGGACCGGATCGGCATGCTGTTCTGGCGCATGCACCGCACGGCCCGGATCATCTTCTCCCTCTCTTTCCACCTCGAGCGCATGACCCCGCAGGAGGCGATCGACTTCCTCGTGGAACGGGTGGGGCACGAGCGGGCGAACGCCGAGGCGGAGGTCCGGCGCAGCTTCAACGGCTCCTATTCGCCGCTTTACCAGGTCGCTTACATGATCGGCGGGCTGCAGTTCCGGGCTCTGCACGAACAGCTCGTGCAGTCGGGGGAGATGACGAACCGCGCCTTCCACGACGCGATCCTCAGGGGCGGCAGGATGCCGGTCGAGATGGTGCGCGCGCGCCTGCTGGGGGAGGCGCCCCCGAAGGACTTCGAGTCGGAGTGGCGCTTCGAGGGCGACCCGGTGCGCCGCACGACCTCCGAGGAGTCGGCATCGCCCGGCCCGGCCTCGCGCCGTCCGGCCCTGTAGCGGCCGCACCCGCAGGAGACCGCGTACTGACGCGCTGAAAGGACGACACATGGCTCGCGACCCGCAGTTGACGGCGATCTTCGGCATCCTTCTCGCTCTGGGCGCCGCGGTCGGCGGCGGGGGCGAGCTCCGCGCGCAGGACGGCGGCAAGGCCGGCGCGCTCGCGATCGACCAGCTCCTGTCCATCGAGTCCGTCGTCGGGGGCGCGCCCGCCTGGTCGCCGGACGGCTCGGCGATCCTGTTCGAGTCCGGGCTCACGGGCGGGCTCATGACCCTGCCGCCCGAAGGTGGCTTCCCCACCCGCGTGCCCGTGGACATGGGGGGCTCTGGCCACTTCCTCAGCTCGCAGATGCCGGCCTGGTCACCCGCCGGGACGTGGATCTCCTACGTGTCGGACAAGAGCGGCGCGCCGGAGATATGGCTCTGGTCGGCGCGCGACGGTGCGGACGTCCAACTCACCGATCTCGGGGCGCGGATCAACTCGATGAGCTGGTCCCCGGACGAGCGCTCCATCGTCTTCGCCGGCGACCGCTACGGGAACTACGACATCTGGAAGGTGGACGTCGCCACCCGGCGCGTGGACCGCCTCACCGAGGACAAGCGCTACGACGTCTTCCCCAGCTGGACGCCGGACTCCCGCCACATCCTCTACGTCCGCCTCGACGATGCGTGGGAGGACCACGACGTGATCGAGGTCGACGCCATG
The sequence above is drawn from the Candidatus Palauibacter scopulicola genome and encodes:
- a CDS encoding serine hydrolase domain-containing protein; the encoded protein is MRSPRFRRVRPGSPGSRLGVAVRAVAVPVAALALGVAGCAPPDPASDSAVSDPSPTSLAPDQVDAIHAIATAPIEAGRTAGMSIAVVRGTDTLLIEEFGHADLELGVLTPPDAVYEVGSVTKQFTAAAVLLLHEEGKLSLDDPLTRWLPDYPVGDRTISVRRLLDHTSGIKGYTEMEHLWVELAPLDLPRDTLVTLFAAEPFEFEPGTAMTYNNSAYFLAGLVIEAASGMSYEDFVEERLFAAAGMGNSRYCHKDELTPNRAKGYEPGDDGLHPAPYLDHQWPYAAGSLCSTVRDLVAWNQALHGDGDGGGILTPESYRLMITPEPLLDGTDLRYAKGLAVTDRDGTPRISHGGGIFGYVSDLRYVPSEDLTIAVLINTAGGASSGGIAGQIENVVLGEPAEPAATPFEGDPSPYAGRYEGPARGQRITATVAAEDGQLTINTGGGPATLSWLGGDEFADGRTRYRFVRGGDSGGAGGGASFDELRMDVVSGHFVLRRMTP
- a CDS encoding DUF885 domain-containing protein; this encodes MIACRTVARRAPGLLVALVAGPVLVLAGLVTAPARPAAAQDLTPLVGAQTSELAAVVERYSTDRSALGRRWNVPYSAERNARFRDFFSDWRGRVEALDFESLSLEGRVDYVLLLNELRYRLDLLTREAGLAAEMEGFIPFTSLIVDLEERRRRREPVESESAAARLAELPSEIEAARAEVEARLESGEDVSRIVALRAVTALAERTRLLEDWYEHYAGYDPVFTWWNEDPYARAKAALDGYATFLRETVIGYRAGEDEPIVGDPIGAEGLAADLRHEMIPYTPEELIAIAEREYAWCEARMIEASRELGYGDDWRAALEYVKTLHRDPGDQPQMIRELADEALAFVTERDLLTVPPLADEIWRIEMMSPERQKVSPFFLGGEVIQVSFPTDGMEHEYKLMSMRGNNEHFSRATVHHELIPGHHLQGFMTSRFNSHRGAFSTPFWGEGWALYWEMLLWDLGFPSTPEDRIGMLFWRMHRTARIIFSLSFHLERMTPQEAIDFLVERVGHERANAEAEVRRSFNGSYSPLYQVAYMIGGLQFRALHEQLVQSGEMTNRAFHDAILRGGRMPVEMVRARLLGEAPPKDFESEWRFEGDPVRRTTSEESASPGPASRRPAL